One genomic region from Muriicola soli encodes:
- the bshB1 gene encoding bacillithiol biosynthesis deacetylase BshB1, whose translation MKLDILVFGAHPDDAELGAGGTIAKEISLGKKVGIIDLTRGELGTRGSAEIRDKEAAASARVLGLSVRENMEFADGFFLNDQKHQLALIRKIRTYQPDIVLCNAIEDRHIDHARGSELVSNACFLSGLVKIDTMAEGDDQWQQAWRPKQVYHYIQWKNLDPDFVVDITGFMDKKMESIMAYSSQFYDPESKEPSTPISSKNFTDSVTYRARDMGRIIGVEYAEGFTAERFVGVKSLSDII comes from the coding sequence ATGAAATTAGATATATTAGTTTTTGGTGCCCATCCGGATGATGCCGAACTGGGTGCAGGAGGAACTATAGCCAAAGAAATTTCCCTGGGCAAAAAAGTAGGGATCATCGATCTTACTCGTGGCGAGCTAGGAACCAGGGGTTCGGCAGAAATACGGGATAAGGAAGCCGCTGCATCTGCTAGAGTTTTAGGACTGAGTGTGAGGGAGAATATGGAGTTTGCCGATGGCTTTTTTCTCAATGATCAGAAACATCAGCTGGCCCTGATCAGAAAGATCAGAACGTACCAACCTGATATAGTCTTATGCAATGCAATTGAAGACCGTCACATTGACCACGCCAGGGGTAGTGAGTTAGTGAGTAATGCTTGTTTCCTGAGTGGCTTGGTTAAAATTGACACCATGGCAGAGGGAGATGACCAGTGGCAGCAAGCATGGCGCCCAAAACAAGTGTATCACTACATACAGTGGAAAAATCTCGATCCGGATTTTGTAGTAGACATTACAGGCTTTATGGATAAGAAGATGGAATCTATCATGGCGTATTCCTCACAGTTTTACGATCCTGAAAGTAAGGAACCCAGTACCCCTATAAGTAGTAAGAATTTCACAGACAGTGTCACCTATCGGGCACGTGATATGGGCAGGATCATTGGGGTTGAATACGCAGAGGGTTTTACTGCAGAGCGATTTGTAGGGGTAAAAAGCCTGAGTGATATTATTTAA
- the ccsA gene encoding cytochrome c biogenesis protein — protein sequence MMETLKKILFSTRLMAVLFLVFAAAMAIGTFVESMYSTETAKIWIYNATWFEVIMIFFVINFMGNMFRYRLLQWKKWPVLTLHLSWILIIIGAGVTRYIGYEGMMPIREGNTENVFYSDKTYLTVLVDGEMDGELRRKPLQDNLIVTPEAIQASLPWRDDFDGQEFEIKYAGFIQGAKKGLIPDENGSNFLKIVEAGDGNRHEHYLAEGEIANIHNVLFSLNKATDGAINIFTDGEEYQIKSPFVGSFMRMADQFQGNLSVDSLQTLQLRSLYSIGTMQFVIPEPLIKGTYGIVPIPEEEENQNAQDALILDITTNGETVRKEVLGGKGSSNYMDKFTLGGLDFTLGYGSKVYELPFSIKLNDFIAEKYPGTEKAYASFMSKITVEDERPFDYDIYMNHVLDHEGYRFFQASFDPDEKGTVLSVNHDMLGTWITYTGYFLLYLGLLGIMFFGKTRFKDLANSLEKLRKKKAAIATIVLLALCTPLFAQEAPQADDHIRNNGPSKAQLDSLLTSTVISEEHAAKFGKLIIQDEGGRMKPINTFASELLRKLSLKDTYKEMNADQVFLSMMLNPALWYNTDFIALDKKAQNDSIRKIIGVPQGQKFIKATDFFDAQGRNKLAPYLQEAFATQTPNKFQQDFKDAYFRLSLLDRALSGEILKIFPLLNDENNKWISAMEYRSGKYQIGDSLYANFIQNAVPYYLISLREAKQSGDYSETDKILAAFQQNQKNHGSEVLPSQNRVEAEVIYNKLDIFNRLYKYYALVGILMFFVLVLRIFKDREIWKVATYFFKGVIILFFIWHTAGLIMRWYISGHAPWSDAYESILYVSWATLAMGLSLGRKSDMTIAASTFVTSMLLWIAHQSWVDPAIANLVPVLDSYWLMIHVAVIVGSYGPLTVGMILGVVSLLLIILTNKKNKSRMDLTLKELTIINELTLTVGLIMLTIGNFLGGQWANESWGRYWGWDPKETWALISILVYAFVIHTRLVPGLRGKWLFNFLSILAFASIMMTYFGVNFYLVGLHSYASGAQVITPSFIWYTVVGVMALGALSYWRYKVHYAK from the coding sequence ATGATGGAGACCTTAAAAAAGATCCTTTTTTCTACCCGCCTTATGGCGGTTCTATTTTTGGTTTTTGCAGCCGCAATGGCGATCGGCACTTTTGTCGAGAGTATGTATAGCACGGAAACCGCCAAGATCTGGATTTACAATGCCACGTGGTTTGAGGTGATCATGATATTTTTCGTGATTAATTTCATGGGAAATATGTTTAGATACCGACTTCTTCAATGGAAGAAATGGCCGGTCCTTACCTTGCACCTTTCCTGGATTCTTATCATTATTGGGGCAGGGGTTACCCGTTATATAGGATACGAAGGGATGATGCCGATCCGGGAGGGAAATACAGAAAATGTCTTTTATTCTGATAAAACCTACCTCACCGTGCTGGTCGACGGCGAGATGGATGGCGAGCTGAGGCGGAAACCGCTTCAAGATAACCTCATCGTAACACCAGAGGCTATTCAGGCTAGTTTGCCCTGGAGGGATGATTTTGACGGGCAGGAGTTTGAGATAAAATACGCGGGATTTATACAGGGCGCCAAAAAGGGCCTGATCCCTGATGAAAATGGATCAAATTTTTTAAAGATCGTCGAAGCCGGTGATGGAAATCGCCACGAGCACTACCTCGCTGAAGGAGAAATTGCTAATATCCACAACGTACTGTTCTCGCTTAATAAGGCGACCGATGGTGCGATCAATATTTTTACAGACGGAGAAGAGTATCAGATAAAGTCACCCTTTGTGGGGAGTTTTATGCGGATGGCTGATCAATTTCAGGGCAACCTCTCCGTCGATAGCCTTCAGACTTTGCAGCTGAGGTCCTTGTATTCCATAGGGACGATGCAATTTGTGATACCAGAGCCTTTGATCAAGGGTACTTACGGGATTGTACCCATTCCCGAAGAAGAAGAGAATCAGAACGCCCAGGATGCCTTAATCCTTGATATAACGACCAATGGTGAGACCGTTAGAAAAGAAGTGTTAGGAGGGAAGGGCAGTAGTAATTACATGGATAAATTTACTCTCGGCGGCCTCGATTTTACCCTTGGATATGGGTCAAAGGTTTATGAATTGCCTTTTAGCATAAAGCTCAACGATTTTATCGCTGAAAAATATCCCGGCACCGAAAAGGCCTATGCTTCCTTCATGAGCAAGATTACCGTGGAGGATGAACGCCCGTTCGACTATGATATTTACATGAATCACGTACTGGATCATGAAGGGTATCGATTTTTCCAGGCGAGCTTTGATCCGGATGAGAAAGGAACCGTCCTCTCTGTAAATCATGACATGCTGGGTACCTGGATCACTTATACAGGCTATTTTCTGCTTTATCTCGGACTTCTGGGAATTATGTTCTTTGGGAAAACCAGGTTTAAAGACCTCGCTAACTCCTTGGAGAAACTGAGGAAGAAAAAAGCAGCCATCGCTACGATAGTGCTCTTAGCGCTCTGTACACCTCTTTTTGCTCAGGAAGCGCCTCAAGCTGATGATCATATACGCAATAATGGTCCCTCAAAAGCACAGCTCGATTCCCTCCTCACCAGTACTGTAATATCCGAAGAGCATGCGGCAAAGTTTGGGAAACTCATTATTCAGGATGAGGGAGGCAGGATGAAGCCGATAAATACTTTTGCTTCGGAATTACTCCGAAAACTCAGCCTAAAGGATACTTATAAGGAGATGAATGCTGACCAGGTTTTTCTTTCCATGATGCTGAATCCGGCACTTTGGTATAATACTGATTTTATCGCCCTGGATAAGAAAGCCCAAAATGACAGTATTCGCAAGATTATTGGGGTGCCTCAGGGACAAAAATTTATAAAAGCCACCGATTTTTTCGATGCACAGGGCCGGAATAAATTAGCTCCTTATCTACAGGAGGCATTTGCCACGCAGACGCCCAATAAGTTCCAGCAGGATTTTAAGGACGCCTATTTCAGGTTGAGTTTGTTGGATAGGGCCCTGAGTGGTGAGATCCTGAAAATTTTTCCACTCCTCAACGACGAAAATAACAAATGGATCTCTGCAATGGAATATCGCAGTGGAAAATATCAGATCGGAGATTCGCTCTATGCTAATTTTATTCAGAATGCCGTTCCGTACTATCTGATTTCCCTGAGGGAAGCCAAACAAAGCGGGGACTATTCAGAAACGGATAAAATTCTCGCCGCTTTTCAACAAAATCAAAAGAACCACGGCTCGGAGGTGCTGCCTTCGCAAAACCGGGTAGAAGCTGAGGTGATCTACAACAAACTCGACATCTTTAACAGGCTTTATAAATACTACGCGCTCGTTGGTATCCTTATGTTTTTCGTTCTGGTATTACGAATCTTTAAGGACCGCGAAATTTGGAAGGTTGCCACCTATTTCTTCAAAGGAGTTATCATTCTCTTCTTTATCTGGCATACGGCCGGACTGATAATGAGGTGGTATATTTCGGGTCACGCACCCTGGAGTGATGCTTATGAAAGTATTTTATACGTTTCCTGGGCTACTCTAGCCATGGGGCTGTCCCTGGGAAGAAAGAGCGATATGACCATAGCAGCCTCAACTTTTGTCACTTCCATGTTACTCTGGATCGCACACCAGAGTTGGGTAGACCCGGCTATTGCCAACCTGGTACCCGTTCTCGACAGTTACTGGTTGATGATCCACGTTGCTGTAATTGTAGGTAGTTACGGGCCTCTAACGGTAGGGATGATCCTTGGAGTGGTCTCTCTGTTACTTATCATCCTCACGAATAAGAAAAATAAGTCCCGAATGGACCTCACTCTGAAAGAACTTACCATCATCAATGAACTCACCTTAACAGTGGGCCTGATCATGCTTACCATTGGTAATTTTCTCGGTGGGCAATGGGCAAACGAGAGTTGGGGCCGGTATTGGGGCTGGGACCCTAAGGAAACCTGGGCCCTAATCTCCATTCTGGTCTATGCCTTCGTCATCCATACCCGGTTGGTACCTGGCTTAAGGGGAAAATGGTTGTTTAACTTCTTGAGTATCCTCGCTTTTGCCAGTATTATGATGACGTATTTTGGCGTAAATTTCTACTTGGTAGGATTACATAGTTATGCCAGCGGGGCACAGGTGATCACCCCTTCCTTTATTTGGTACACGGTGGTAGGGGTCATGGCCTTAGGAGCGCTGAGCTACTGGAGGTACAAGGTTCATTACGCAAAGTAG
- a CDS encoding trans-sulfuration enzyme family protein → MKTKKKGLNTVCTHVGELKDTTFKGAVSPLYMSTSYAFEDVEIKRYPRYFNTPNQMALSQKIAALEHAEEAMIFGSGMAAISTAILAFLKAGDHIILQRMLYGGTYHLITEQFEKFGIDFSFVDGSDPESVEKAITPATKVVYIETPSNPLLTITDIRAIADIAKQHQIVSMIDNTFASPVNQNPIDLGIDVVIHSATKYMGGHSDILAGAVASSSEHMERIFHLAKNLGGSLSDYTVWLLERSIKTMGLRVKAQNENAQNLAEFLDAHDDITRVYYPGLPGHPDHEIAKAQMHGFGGMMSFELKENINASHFQKSLKLIKSSMSLAGVESTVLSPSQTSHALLSEEEREKQGIREGLVRFSVGIEEVDDLKKDIEQAIHIAKKQQLTVPSH, encoded by the coding sequence ATGAAAACTAAGAAAAAAGGTCTGAATACGGTCTGCACCCATGTGGGGGAACTAAAGGACACAACCTTCAAGGGGGCTGTATCCCCGTTGTATATGAGCACCTCATATGCCTTTGAGGATGTGGAAATAAAGCGATATCCGAGATATTTTAATACGCCTAACCAAATGGCATTATCTCAAAAAATTGCAGCCCTGGAACATGCGGAAGAGGCCATGATCTTCGGGAGTGGAATGGCAGCGATAAGCACGGCCATCCTTGCCTTTTTAAAAGCAGGGGATCATATTATCCTACAACGGATGCTGTACGGGGGTACTTATCATCTTATCACCGAGCAATTTGAAAAATTTGGAATAGACTTTAGTTTTGTAGACGGATCTGATCCGGAATCTGTTGAAAAAGCCATAACCCCTGCTACAAAAGTGGTTTATATCGAGACTCCTTCAAATCCCCTGCTGACTATTACTGATATCAGAGCTATTGCAGACATTGCGAAGCAACACCAAATCGTTTCAATGATCGACAATACCTTTGCCAGTCCGGTGAATCAAAATCCGATTGATCTTGGAATTGATGTAGTTATTCACAGCGCAACCAAATATATGGGAGGGCATTCGGATATCCTTGCCGGGGCTGTAGCCTCTTCATCAGAACATATGGAACGCATTTTCCATCTGGCGAAAAACCTGGGGGGTAGTCTGAGCGACTATACCGTCTGGCTGTTGGAACGCAGTATTAAGACCATGGGATTGCGCGTTAAGGCACAAAACGAAAATGCTCAAAACCTGGCTGAATTTCTCGATGCACATGACGATATCACCAGGGTGTATTATCCCGGATTGCCAGGTCATCCCGACCATGAAATAGCAAAAGCTCAGATGCACGGCTTCGGCGGAATGATGTCTTTTGAGTTAAAGGAAAACATCAACGCTTCACATTTTCAGAAATCCCTGAAACTGATCAAATCATCAATGAGTTTGGCTGGAGTGGAAAGCACAGTACTTTCGCCTTCTCAAACCTCACATGCCTTACTCTCAGAGGAGGAGCGCGAAAAGCAAGGGATCAGAGAGGGACTTGTCCGATTCTCAGTAGGGATAGAAGAAGTGGACGATCTGAAAAAAGATATAGAACAAGCCATCCATATTGCAAAGAAACAGCAACTAACTGTCCCTTCGCATTAA
- a CDS encoding tetratricopeptide repeat-containing sensor histidine kinase yields MRYYIGMRQFASSIIKHQNVFTRSVSCLLMAILCFIPTCAQDDSKSLQSKIESLRAQENFQVTDTVHINLLNQLGKNYRFYKTDSLLTISKQALKYSQNAEYVKGQSESYLGLGDYYSGKGERVAAINNYTKALVLSKNIEASALTLRIINNLASEYAFKGDFAKSLSNYLKGIELAEEKGELEMLSIMNENIAGLYASQKDYDQAQIFYDAVKKLNEKLGDEVNSAQTMSNLASLYADMGKLDYAMFNVNRSISIFEDNQVMDWLAYAYEIKGKVYLKQNKYQWALYWYHQGELLHENLDDDRGKIDLFNGIAEAYLGQKKDSLAQKYAMEAYEISNRINFVEGTQKCAKTLYKISKNRKEFRKALAFHEIYQEVSDTLHRKENKKSLTMLKTREEYNRQKQELIEANQIALAKQRGLIYAGIIVLIIFAIITFFIKRAEKIQKRLNTELKAKKEKLEAHEAALTDSNETKTKLFSIIGHDLRGPIGALQGLLQMFTDGEMNKSEFFEFIPKLKSDVDHIYFTLNNLLSWGNSQMNGSTTKASVFSLESIVDENINLLSELSKSKSIKIVSELSGNTLIWSDSNQIDIVVRNLISNALKFTPENGMITIKAQEKNDNWEIAVRDTGVGMDKVTVENLFKKNNNITTYGTNNEKGTGLGLSLCKEMVEKNGGTIWVESALRKGSTFFFTLPKAEDKYSQAS; encoded by the coding sequence TTGAGATATTATATAGGTATGCGCCAATTTGCGTCTTCAATAATCAAGCATCAGAATGTATTTACCAGATCGGTGAGCTGCCTGCTGATGGCCATCCTATGCTTCATTCCAACCTGTGCGCAGGATGACTCTAAAAGTCTGCAATCCAAAATAGAGTCCTTACGAGCTCAGGAGAACTTTCAGGTAACAGATACAGTCCATATCAATCTTCTCAACCAATTAGGTAAGAATTATCGCTTCTACAAGACTGATAGCCTGCTCACTATATCAAAACAAGCCTTGAAATACAGTCAGAATGCCGAATATGTAAAAGGGCAGAGTGAGTCTTATCTGGGATTAGGGGATTATTATTCCGGAAAAGGTGAAAGGGTTGCTGCGATAAACAATTACACCAAAGCCCTTGTCCTCTCCAAAAACATCGAGGCTAGTGCATTAACCCTAAGAATTATTAATAATCTGGCTTCAGAGTATGCCTTTAAAGGCGATTTTGCCAAGTCCCTGAGTAATTATCTCAAAGGAATCGAGCTGGCGGAAGAAAAGGGTGAATTGGAGATGTTATCGATAATGAATGAGAATATTGCCGGCCTTTATGCCTCACAGAAGGATTACGATCAGGCCCAGATATTCTACGATGCCGTAAAAAAACTGAATGAAAAACTCGGAGATGAAGTAAACTCGGCTCAGACCATGAGCAACCTGGCTTCTCTTTACGCCGATATGGGGAAATTAGATTACGCCATGTTCAATGTGAACCGGAGTATTTCCATTTTTGAAGACAACCAGGTAATGGATTGGCTTGCCTACGCCTATGAAATAAAAGGAAAGGTATATCTGAAACAAAATAAGTACCAATGGGCATTATATTGGTACCACCAGGGAGAATTACTTCATGAAAACCTCGACGATGACAGGGGTAAGATCGATTTATTCAATGGGATAGCAGAGGCTTACCTGGGGCAGAAAAAGGACAGTCTCGCCCAGAAATATGCGATGGAAGCCTATGAAATTTCCAACCGCATCAATTTTGTGGAAGGAACGCAGAAGTGTGCAAAAACACTTTACAAAATCAGCAAAAACAGAAAAGAATTCAGAAAAGCCCTGGCATTTCATGAAATCTACCAGGAAGTCAGCGATACCCTTCACCGAAAGGAGAATAAGAAGAGTTTAACCATGCTCAAGACCCGAGAAGAATACAATCGGCAGAAACAAGAGCTGATAGAAGCCAATCAAATCGCACTTGCCAAACAGCGGGGATTGATCTACGCCGGTATTATCGTATTGATCATCTTTGCCATTATCACCTTCTTTATCAAAAGAGCTGAAAAGATTCAAAAGAGGCTAAACACCGAATTAAAGGCGAAAAAGGAAAAGCTGGAAGCACATGAAGCCGCCCTAACCGACAGTAATGAGACTAAAACAAAACTCTTCTCTATCATAGGACACGACCTCAGAGGTCCTATCGGGGCATTGCAGGGCTTGCTGCAGATGTTTACTGACGGAGAAATGAACAAATCAGAGTTCTTTGAATTTATCCCCAAACTCAAGAGTGACGTGGATCATATCTATTTCACCTTAAACAATTTGTTGTCATGGGGTAACTCACAAATGAACGGATCAACAACCAAAGCCAGTGTATTCTCTCTGGAATCCATTGTTGATGAGAATATTAACCTGCTTTCTGAACTTTCAAAATCAAAATCCATTAAAATTGTCAGCGAACTCAGCGGCAATACCCTGATCTGGTCAGACAGTAATCAGATTGATATTGTTGTACGAAACCTGATCAGTAATGCGCTTAAGTTTACTCCTGAAAATGGGATGATTACCATCAAAGCCCAGGAAAAGAATGACAACTGGGAAATCGCTGTTCGAGACACCGGCGTAGGCATGGATAAGGTTACTGTTGAGAATCTTTTTAAAAAGAACAACAATATTACCACCTACGGTACCAATAACGAAAAAGGGACAGGTCTTGGTCTCTCACTCTGCAAGGAAATGGTTGAGAAAAATGGAGGAACTATCTGGGTAGAAAGTGCCCTGAGAAAAGGGAGTACTTTCTTCTTTACCCTACCCAAAGCCGAAGACAAATACAGTCAGGCCAGTTAA
- a CDS encoding Rossmann-like and DUF2520 domain-containing protein, translated as MLKVILIGTGNISKFLFDVFISDPSVEMVQVVGRNEKALEHFSASTPVSNNFENLKEADVCIIAVNDNAIEEVSHRLNIKKGILVHTAGSISIEVLPKHLRRGVLYPLQTLSGIVPEKRREIPICVEAIQQEDYEVLHQLARCISDRVERIDSEQRKQLHLAAVFANNFSNHMYFLASEICKDHEVPFDLLRPLIRESCNKIMNFSPYEVQTGPARRGDVNILEEHLNMLNNKKLKEVYTTLSESIQETYGKKL; from the coding sequence ATGCTTAAAGTCATCCTCATAGGCACAGGGAATATCAGCAAATTTCTGTTTGATGTGTTTATCTCAGATCCTTCGGTGGAAATGGTTCAAGTGGTGGGTAGAAATGAAAAAGCACTGGAACATTTTAGCGCATCTACTCCTGTTAGCAACAACTTTGAAAACCTAAAAGAGGCTGATGTTTGCATTATCGCAGTCAATGACAATGCAATAGAAGAGGTATCGCATCGCTTGAATATTAAAAAGGGAATACTCGTACATACAGCAGGAAGCATAAGTATAGAAGTACTTCCAAAACACCTGCGAAGAGGTGTTCTTTATCCTTTGCAAACGCTGAGTGGCATTGTCCCGGAAAAAAGGAGGGAGATACCCATCTGTGTGGAAGCAATTCAGCAGGAGGATTACGAGGTCTTACATCAATTGGCCCGCTGTATTTCAGACCGTGTTGAAAGAATCGATTCTGAACAGCGGAAACAACTGCACCTCGCTGCCGTATTCGCAAATAATTTCAGTAATCATATGTATTTCCTCGCTTCGGAAATTTGCAAGGATCATGAGGTACCATTCGACCTTTTACGACCCCTGATCCGCGAAAGCTGTAATAAGATCATGAATTTTTCGCCATACGAAGTCCAAACCGGCCCTGCGCGGAGGGGAGACGTTAATATCCTTGAAGAGCATCTGAATATGCTCAATAACAAAAAGCTAAAAGAAGTCTATACAACCCTAAGCGAATCAATACAAGAAACCTATGGAAAAAAGTTATAA
- a CDS encoding M28 family peptidase — protein sequence MIKYLSIAGLFLMASCHSTSKTTSSVTSSTTTADPAVYAATITESELKEHLYTYASDEFEGRETGEPGQKMAVDYLRQHYLDLEIPAAQDNGDYFQKVPLEMAKLPKGALQINGTDYTLGEDFITFTPLEGNFNEVVYAGYGIDDPEYSDYTGLDVEGKVVLVKAGEPANEDGTFILTGTDRNSSWGNMSEGPNMRLVAAKAKGVKAILFVDSENFNRYGRYYKRMKSNDRGRLGFEADANNPALILINEAMATAIFTKFNDLKGPLTQETNLVATLESSNEPISTENVVAYIKGAEKPDEYLVISSHLDHIGVSKDGSINNGADDDGSGSVAMLEIAEAFQTAVEAGHRPKRSVVFLHVTGEEKGLLGSRYYTDYNPVFPLEQTVANLNIDMIGRIDPKREGDRNYVYLIGSDKLSSDLHKLSEEINDKYTNITLDYTYNDENDPNRFYYRSDHYNFAKNNIPIIFYFNGTHDDYHRPGDTPDKINYDLLTNRTKLVFHTAWAVANRSERVVVDKDSK from the coding sequence ATGATAAAATATCTCTCTATTGCTGGCCTCTTTCTGATGGCCAGCTGTCATTCCACAAGTAAAACAACCAGTTCTGTAACTTCTTCAACCACCACAGCAGATCCTGCTGTCTACGCGGCTACCATTACCGAAAGTGAACTTAAGGAGCATCTTTATACTTATGCTTCTGATGAGTTTGAAGGCAGGGAAACCGGTGAGCCAGGACAAAAAATGGCGGTTGATTATCTCAGACAACACTACCTGGATCTGGAAATTCCGGCGGCACAGGATAACGGCGACTATTTCCAGAAGGTGCCTCTTGAAATGGCCAAATTACCAAAAGGTGCTTTACAAATTAATGGCACAGATTACACCCTGGGCGAAGATTTTATCACCTTTACCCCTTTGGAAGGTAATTTTAATGAGGTGGTGTATGCTGGTTACGGAATTGATGATCCTGAATATTCAGATTACACTGGCTTAGACGTTGAAGGAAAAGTGGTCTTAGTAAAAGCAGGTGAGCCTGCCAATGAGGACGGGACATTTATATTAACGGGTACGGACAGAAATTCCTCCTGGGGAAACATGTCTGAAGGGCCAAATATGAGATTAGTGGCTGCGAAGGCCAAAGGTGTCAAAGCTATCCTCTTTGTAGATTCTGAAAATTTTAATCGCTACGGGCGATACTACAAGCGTATGAAAAGTAATGATCGGGGCAGGTTAGGCTTTGAAGCTGATGCAAATAATCCGGCCTTAATTTTGATCAACGAGGCCATGGCCACGGCCATCTTTACTAAATTCAATGATCTTAAAGGCCCGCTCACTCAGGAAACAAATTTGGTAGCCACTCTGGAAAGCAGCAATGAACCCATCTCTACCGAAAATGTTGTGGCCTATATCAAAGGAGCAGAAAAACCTGACGAATATCTCGTCATTTCATCTCACTTAGATCATATAGGGGTTTCAAAAGACGGAAGTATAAACAACGGGGCGGACGATGATGGATCCGGGTCTGTGGCTATGCTGGAGATTGCCGAAGCTTTTCAAACGGCCGTTGAAGCCGGACACCGACCCAAGCGTTCAGTGGTGTTCCTGCATGTAACCGGGGAAGAAAAAGGACTGTTGGGCTCACGATATTACACAGATTACAATCCTGTATTCCCATTGGAGCAAACAGTAGCAAATCTCAACATCGACATGATAGGGCGAATTGATCCTAAAAGAGAAGGCGATCGCAATTACGTCTACCTCATAGGGTCAGATAAGTTGAGTTCAGACCTTCATAAACTCTCAGAAGAGATCAACGACAAATACACGAATATCACCCTGGATTATACTTATAACGACGAGAATGATCCCAACCGCTTTTACTACCGAAGCGATCACTACAATTTTGCCAAAAACAACATACCGATAATCTTTTATTTTAACGGAACTCACGATGACTACCATAGGCCCGGAGATACGCCGGATAAGATCAATTACGACTTGCTGACGAACAGAACCAAGTTAGTGTTCCACACCGCCTGGGCAGTGGCAAACAGGAGTGAACGTGTAGTGGTAGACAAGGATTCGAAATAG
- a CDS encoding KdsC family phosphatase, with translation MEKSYKAYLSQISTFVFDVDGVFTDGKVLVTSEGDLLRAMNIMDGYAVKTAIQKKYNICIITGGTNEGVRKRLKGLGVQEVHLGAHNKVEVLNDFLKKKEIPAAHVLYMGDDIPDIPAMQEVILPCAPQNAAPEVKAISKYISHRNGGEGCVRDVIEQVLKVRGDWYQNFSAAND, from the coding sequence ATGGAAAAAAGTTATAAGGCCTATCTGAGTCAGATCTCAACTTTTGTTTTTGATGTAGATGGAGTGTTTACAGATGGCAAGGTGCTGGTGACCTCGGAAGGGGATTTATTGAGAGCAATGAACATTATGGACGGTTATGCCGTAAAAACTGCGATTCAAAAAAAATACAATATCTGCATTATTACAGGCGGCACAAACGAAGGGGTTAGGAAACGTTTAAAGGGCCTGGGAGTACAGGAGGTTCATCTGGGTGCCCACAATAAGGTGGAGGTCCTGAACGATTTTTTAAAGAAAAAGGAAATCCCGGCAGCACACGTTTTGTATATGGGAGACGATATTCCAGACATCCCTGCCATGCAAGAAGTGATATTGCCTTGTGCCCCACAGAACGCAGCCCCTGAGGTCAAAGCCATTTCTAAATATATCTCACATAGAAATGGAGGAGAAGGCTGTGTTCGTGATGTTATTGAACAGGTATTGAAAGTAAGGGGCGATTGGTATCAAAATTTTAGTGCAGCCAATGATTGA